The following proteins come from a genomic window of Coffea arabica cultivar ET-39 chromosome 11c, Coffea Arabica ET-39 HiFi, whole genome shotgun sequence:
- the LOC113717372 gene encoding putative late blight resistance protein homolog R1A-3 — MDRELPQICSIQKLYISFESVAKACKAVQFILEDLVLLCDRGSISNETIVSFGEDIKSIGRFLRSVQASTDGYAPFLFPPQEDCDLAMDIVPAIDMVLLIVDAMIRDASFHLCIPLFLPVDIVRNLVERIRSVEIHGHRDDTFLGLTNSQEEENLSGIDGNSIIDSEIVIGFEDEARELQDKLTRGPQRRQVISIVGMPGMGKTTLARRLYNDLSVVYHFHTRAWVSTSQVFQMRNLLCRILRCIMSRNNSIFGMSDEDMGQKLYKCLKGHRYLIVIDDVWDIKVWNELKIYFPEDNNFSRILMTSRIKKAVRVRENGFIHCLRTRNEKESWDLFNCKLFGDSSCPEELMEIANRIVAKCNGLPLAIVVIAGILVREKNNEKYWRKVHENMGSFISSSSKEFMDTLELSYKHLPSELKTCFLYLGSLPEISDILVTRLFQSWIAEGFIQETEGKRLEDVAEDYLMDLVNRSLVTVAKRRSDGGIKSCNMHDVLRELCLKKTDEKKFVLPKCKCGRNAAPFNDYERFLMYQGHFPHFSHCQYFHTYKSHYVSDHEVFNWHTLAVYRYLNTLDLRHFILDHFPDRILNDLLHLRDLALHLRRLKALPSTLFKLWNLETCILDGERGGKVILPWAIFKMEKLRHLKVSAELHLKDLRKCSTGGWSAICPHCFQTKLPQKDEIIGMGTMEDRDRPSSSRNSRMEIAASLPWRQDGILENLQSLSQICPAGFIYRVLERTPNLRKLGLHMTFSKGNDILSFPDLSHLNHLEALKFKYQTLGMVPWSFPHPHMFPPSLKKLTLIGSLVNWNEMSILELLPSLEVLKIKDNFSNGPQWETSDHGFPCLKFLKLSYTDLPEWISSSSHFPNLQKLVLNGCLKLKEIPYEIGEIPTLQTIQVYRSSESTMESARQIHESNIDIGNYDLKVFIFHHFEDC, encoded by the coding sequence ATGGATAGGGAGCTGCCTCAGATCTGTAGTATTCAAAAGCTGTACATCAGTTTCGAAAGTGTTGCTAAGGCTTGCAAGGCTGTCCAGTTCATCCTGGAGGACCTGGTGCTGCTTTGTGACCGAGGATCCATTTCTAACGAGACCATCGTTTCTTTTGGTGAAGATATCAAATCGATAGGACGCTTCCTCAGATCAGTGCAAGCTTCCACTGATGGCTATGCACCATTTTTGTTTCCACCGCAAGAAGATTGTGATTTAGCCATGGATATTGTTCCAGCTATTGATATGGTCTTGCTTATAGTTGATGCTATGATCAGAGATGCGTCTTTTCATCTTTGCATTCCTTTGTTCTTACCGGTGGATATTGTTCGTAATCTAGTAGAAAGAATAAGATCTGTTGAAATACACGGCCACAGGGATGATACCTTTCTTGGATTGACGAACTCGCAAGAGGAGGAAAACTTGTCCGGAATAGATGGAAATTCCATAATAGACAGTGAGATCGTGATTGGATTTGAGGATGAGGCAAGAGAACTGCAAGACAAGCTGACCAGAGGGCCACAGCGACGTCAAGTGATTTCCATTGTTGGGATGCCAGGAATGGGTAAGACAACTTTGGCTAGAAGATTGTATAATGATTTGTCAGTTGTATACCACTTTCATACTCGTGCATGGGTTAGTACGTCTCAAGTATTTCAAATGAGAAACTTACTGTGTAGAATTTTACGCTGTATTATGAGTCGTAACAATTCAATTTTTGGTATGAGTGATGAAGATATGGGACAGAAGTTGTATAAATGCTTAAAGGGGCATAGATATCTGATTGTGATTGATGATGTGTGGGACATTAAGGTCTGGAATGAATTGAAGATATATTTTCCAGAGGATAACAATTTTAGTAGGATCTTAATGACCAGTAGAATTAAGAAGGCTGTAAGAGTAAGAGAAAATGGTTTCATCCACTGTCTACGTACACGgaatgaaaaagaaagttgGGATCTATTTAACTGTAAACTATTTGGTGACAGCAGCTGCCCTGAGGAATTGATGGAAATAGCGAATCGAATAGTTGCAAAATGTAATGGTCTACCTCTTGCAATTGTTGTTATAGCAGGAATTCTTGTCAGGGAAAAGAACAATGAAAAATATTGGAGGAAGGTTCATGAAAATATGGGGTCCTTCATCAGTAGTAGCTCGAAGGAATTCATGGATACATTAGAATTGAGTTACAAGCACCTGCCATCTGAGCTGAAAACCTGCTTTCTGTATCTAGGATCACTTCCTGAAATTTCTGATATCCTTGTGACGAGGCTATTCCAATCATGGATTGCAGAGGGCTTTATTCAGGAAACTGAAGGAAAGAGACTAGAGGATGTAGCAGAGGATTACCTAATGGATCTTGTTAATAGAAGTCTTGTTACAGTAGCAAAGAGAAGGTCTGATGGAGGAATAAAATCATGTAATATGCATGACGTgttgagggaattgtgccttaAAAAAACTGacgaaaagaaatttgtgcTGCCAAAATGTAAGTGTGGACGAAATGCTGCTCCCTTTAATGACTATGAACGCTTTCTTATGTATCAGGGacattttcctcatttttcacATTGTCAATACTTCCATACATACAAATCTCACTATGTCTCAGATCATGAAGTGTTCAATTGGCATACTTTGGCAGTATACAGATATCTCAACACCTTGGATTTAAGGCACTTTATACTCGACCACTTCCCTGACCGAATATTGAATGACCTGCTTCACTTGAGGGACTTGGCACTTCATCTTAGGAGGCTCAAGGCCCTACCTTCAACACTGTTCAAACTTTGGAACCTAGAAACCTGCATTCTTGATGGAGAAAGAGGGGGGAAAGTTATCTTACCCTGGGCtatttttaagatggaaaagctgaggCATCTAAAAGTTTCAGCGGAACTACATTTGAAAGACCTAAGGAAGTGTTCCACTGGGGGATGGTCGGCTATATGTCCACATTGCTTTCAAACGAAACTGCCCCAGAAAGATGAGATCATTGGTATGGGGACAATGGAAGATCGTGATCGTCCTTCAAGTTCTAGGAATAGTCGGATGGAAATTGCTGCCAGTTTGCCTTGGAGACAAGATGGTATCCTTGAAAATTTGCAATCGCTTTCGCAAATATGTCCTGCAGGTTTTATCTACAGAGTTTTGGAAAGGACTCCAAATCTTAGAAAGTTGGGACTTCATATGACTTTCTCAAAGGGCAATGATATTCTTTCATTTCCTGATCTTTCACATTTAAATCATCTTGAAGCACTCAAATTTAAATATCAAACCCTTGGTATGGTTCCTTGGAGCTTTCCTCATCCACATATGTTCCCACCAAGTCTTAAAAAGCTTACTCTGATCGGTAGCCTTGTAAACTGGAATGAAATGTCAATCTTGGAATTGCTACCAAGCCTTGAGGTTCTCAAAATCAAAGATAATTTCTCCAATGGACCTCAATGGGAAACAAGTGATCATGGGTTTCCTTGCCTGAAGTTCTTGAAACTGTCATATACGGATCTTCCGGAATGGATCTCCTCAAGTAGTCACTTCCCTAATCTTCAGAAATTAGTCTTAAATGGCTGCTTAAAGTTGAAGGAAATCCCATATGAGATAGGAGAAATTCCTACATTGCAGACTATTCAGGTGTATCGATCATCAGAGTCTACCATGGAGTCAGCCAGGCAAATTCATGAATCAAATATTGACATTGGTAATTATGATTTGAAGGTCTTTATCTTCCACCATTTTGAGGACTGCTAG